The Gemmatimonas sp. UBA7669 genome contains the following window.
GGGAGCGCGATCTTGCCCGCGCGGAACGCGGCTTCGAGCAGGGCGCTGTTTGCGCGGGCCGGCTGCCGAACGGACGTCTCGAACACGGCGACTTCCGCGTTCGCGGCCGTCAGCGCGCGCACCGTGGTCGCGATGTCGGTGCGGACCTGCAGCCGGGCCGCGTCACGCAGGAAGAGCGCCTGGCGCGCTGCGGCGCGGCGTTGCGTGACGAGACCTTGCGAGCGATTAAAGAGCGGCAGACTGAGGCCGACGGCCGGGCCGATCCGCGTGCGATTCTCACCCGGGTTTCGCTCGGCCAACACACCGAAGCGTAGGTTCGGTAACGCCTCCCGACGCGACAAGGAGACTAGCGCTTCGGTCTCGCGAAGCGCCGTGACGGTCGCGGCTAGATCGGGACGCCGCGCGAGCGCCAATGCCGTGAGTGAATCGATGTCGGGCGCCGGCAGCGGGACCGGGGCAACCACCGGCGCGACGGAGCGTGTGGAGTCGGGCGGGGCGGATACGGCCGCCGTCGGGTCCTCGAGACGCAGCGACACTCCGGGGCCGATCCCAATGAGCCGCGCCAAGTCCAGCGACGCGGTGGTTGCATCGCGCTGGGCGGAGAGCACCCGCGCCTGGGCTCGGCCGAACTCAATTTCGGCGAGGTTGGCTTCCAGGATGCTTATCTCTCCCTCGCGAAGCTGGGTGCGAACCGCACCCAGTAAGCGCTCCGTGAGCTCCAAGACCTCGCGCGTTACCTGCAGTCGACGCTGCGCGGATAAGGCGCGGTAGAAGGCGATGCTGGCATCCGCGAGCGTCAGCCGCGTGGCGTTCGCCACGGTGGCCGTGGCGCGAGTGAGGCCGAACTGTGCCGCGTCGATCCGCAAGCCTCGCTGTCCGGCGACCTCGAGCTCCTGCATCACCATGAATTCGGACGCGTTGCGGCTTCCGCCGAACCCCGGCCCGGGCGCGACCGCGGAAAAGTCGGGATTGAAGCGGAGGAGCCGCGCCTGCTGGAGTCCGCCGCGCGCGATAGCCGTGTCCTGGCGGGATGCGAGCAGCGTTGGGTTCTGGGCGAGCGCCAAACGTCGCGCCGCGTTCACCGTAAGCGCGAGCGAATCGCCAGCCCCCGGAGAGACGGGGGAGACTTGCGAGGCGAGCGGTGAAGCGGCGGCCAACAGCGCCAACGCGCCAACGACACCGAGCCGTCGCGAGAAACGCCCTGTTCGGGAGGCCGCCGGGACCTGGTCGGGACGCAAGACGGAGAGCAGTGGCCGCGAAGCTCGCGGCGGACCACCTGTCGCCCACGCGCAGGCGCGGACCGGTGGCCAAGAGAACACACGCACAGAGGAACGCCTCGGGTAGTCGACCCCGGCGCGCGTGCGTCTCCCGCGCGCCGCCGCGCGGTCCCTTGAAGGGGTGGCCAGAGCGGCTGACGTCGAGCAGAGGCACTCACGCAAGCGCGTCACGAGAGCGTGGCGCGCGGATCGCGAGATCGAGATGTGGGGCGCCGAGGGAGGTTCCGCTCGGCGAGCACGACCACAGGCCGTTGCGCGTGCGCGACTCACGAGCCGAAGCGGCTCGGTTGCGGCACCGCCGGCCGAACCCTACGCGATAGGCGGCCGCAGATGGGGCTCGCGCTCGGCGTCCGCGGGCGGTAACGCCCGG
Protein-coding sequences here:
- a CDS encoding TolC family protein, producing the protein MALLAAASPLASQVSPVSPGAGDSLALTVNAARRLALAQNPTLLASRQDTAIARGGLQQARLLRFNPDFSAVAPGPGFGGSRNASEFMVMQELEVAGQRGLRIDAAQFGLTRATATVANATRLTLADASIAFYRALSAQRRLQVTREVLELTERLLGAVRTQLREGEISILEANLAEIEFGRAQARVLSAQRDATTASLDLARLIGIGPGVSLRLEDPTAAVSAPPDSTRSVAPVVAPVPLPAPDIDSLTALALARRPDLAATVTALRETEALVSLSRREALPNLRFGVLAERNPGENRTRIGPAVGLSLPLFNRSQGLVTQRRAAARQALFLRDAARLQVRTDIATTVRALTAANAEVAVFETSVRQPARANSALLEAAFRAGKIALPTLLLLRNQLLDAELGYWQAWFARQEALTLLDAASGALTPPTDDGASPANPAR